TAATGCCTATTCCAATTCTTGCAATTATTGTAACGCTGGGTTGGCGCGAAGCCTGGCTCGCACTGGCAGGGTTTGCGTTTTTAGCAATTGTTATTCCAAGTGCAATTTACATGAGACGCCGACCAGAGGATTATGGCCTCATGCCCGACGGGCAGCACGCCGCTGAGAATCTGCCCGCTAATTCCGTATCCGAATCAGCAGGTGAAGAGCTGTGGACACTTGCTGAAGCAAAGCGTACAAAGACGCTTTGGGCACTGATTATTGGTCAGGCTGCCGTAATTTTGGCGGTAAATGCAACAAATTTACACATCACAGCAAGCTTTATTGACAACGGGCTTACGCAAAGCGCGGCTGTAACAGCGACCACAATTTACCTAGCTGTTGCAGCACTTTCAGTTTTTGGTTGGGGTCTTGTCATGGAACATGTTCATACAAGGTTATTAGCAGTAATATCTGTGGCTTTATATTTTGTTTCAATGATATTAGCGATAGCAGCTAATTCGTTTTTAATTGCAGTATTTTTCAGCTTAGCCTATGGGTCTGCACTTGGAGTATGGACCGTAGTGAGCAGAATGCTATTCGCTAATTATTTTGGCAGAAAATCTTTTGGTACGATACGTGGTTTCGCAGCACCCATAATGTCTGGTGTAAGCATGATC
This genomic stretch from Dehalococcoidia bacterium harbors:
- a CDS encoding MFS transporter, which codes for MNSRPNIRPRISIFWPFRKIYYGWAIVTASMFSAAASVPMQGPIMGVFQRPIQDDLGWTSTSISIGFAIGSGMGGIGSIWVGRILDNRGARGVTVISGAIIVGCMIGLASMTQVWHFWGLFGLARGTAAAGAQLATMVALASWFVKKRGRIVGLLGVGQRVGQVIMPIPILAIIVTLGWREAWLALAGFAFLAIVIPSAIYMRRRPEDYGLMPDGQHAAENLPANSVSESAGEELWTLAEAKRTKTLWALIIGQAAVILAVNATNLHITASFIDNGLTQSAAVTATTIYLAVAALSVFGWGLVMEHVHTRLLAVISVALYFVSMILAIAANSFLIAVFFSLAYGSALGVWTVVSRMLFANYFGRKSFGTIRGFAAPIMSGVSMIGPIFAGLIRDFTNDYDFAFWVFSLVFVIALIAFSVAKPVSKNS